A genome region from Macrobrachium rosenbergii isolate ZJJX-2024 chromosome 42, ASM4041242v1, whole genome shotgun sequence includes the following:
- the LOC136827614 gene encoding S-antigen protein-like — translation MSLYRKNKTFNQHFEKISLHRKNKAAKQYNDKISGYRKNKTFKQYYDKISLYRKNKTGKQYCDKISLYRKNKTGKQYYEKISMYRKNKTVKQYCDKISMHRKNKTVKQYCDKMSLYRQNVTVEQYCDKISLCNKNKISKQHYDKMSLNRKNTTFKQYYDKTYLKNKTVKQNYDKISLYRKNKTVKQYCDISIQEEQQLSSTMTKYLYTGRKKTIRHYYDKMSLQEEQQQLNCTMTKRLCTVGTKQSSSTITKYLYRKNKRVKQCYDKMRLYRKNKTVKQKNKTFKQYYENMSVYRKNKTAEQYYDKISLYRKNKTVKQYYENISLYRKNKTVKQYYEKISLYRQKKTVKQYYD, via the exons atgtctctgtacaggaagaataaaacatttaatcagcattttgaaaaaatatctctGCACAGGAAGAACAAAGCAGCCAAGCAGTACAATGACAAAATATCTGGgtacaggaaaaacaaaacatttaagcagtactatgacaaaatatctctgtacaggaagaacaaaacaggcAAGCAGTACTGTGACAAAATATCTctttacaggaagaacaaaacaggcAAGCAGTACTATGAGAAAATCTCTATGtataggaagaacaaaacagttaaacagtactgtgacaaaatatctatgcacaggaagaacaaaacagttaagcagtactgtgacaaaatgtctctgtacagaCAGAACGTAACAGTCGAGCAGTActgtgacaaaatatctctgtgcAATAAGAACAAAATTAGCAAGCAgcactatgacaaaatgtctctcaACAGGAAGAACACAACATttaagcagtactatgacaaaacaTATCT aaagaacaaaacagtcaagcagaactatgacaaaatatctctgtacaggaagaacaaaacagtcaagcagtactgTGATATCTCTATACAGGAAGAACAACAGttaagcagtactatgacaaaatatctctatacaggaagaaaaaaaacaattaggcattactatgacaaaatgtctctacAGGAAGAACAGCAGCAGTTAAACTGTACTATGACAAAACGTCTCTGTACAGTaggaacaaaacagtcaagcagtactataacaaaatatctgtatAGGAAGAACAAAAGAGTCAAGCAGTGCTATGACAAAATGCGTCtctacaggaagaacaaaacagtcaagca gaagaacaaaacattcAAGCAGTACTACGAAAATATGTCtgtgtacaggaagaacaaaacagctgagcagtactatgacaaaatatctctgtacaggaagaacaaaacagttaagcagtactatgaaaatatatctctgtacaggaagaacaaaacagtcaagcagtactatgaAAAAATATCTCTTTACAGGCAGAAGAAAACAGTCAAACAGTACTATGACTAA